Genomic DNA from Novipirellula caenicola:
CAACGCCGCCGAACTGAATCCAATCAAGCAACGAATCGAAGTTCCAAGCCAATGGTGCGTGGCGATTCTTCGTCCGATCCAAGAAACGACCACGATCAGTGGCGATGTGGAATTGGACCAATTTGCCAAGCTGCCAGCGACCACGTCCCAACAGCGAGAACATTTTCGCTACCTAATCACAACCCAGTTGTTGCCGGCGATCGAAAAGGGCGACTTTGATGCGTTCAGCGAAGCGGTGCACCGCTACAACCGCGACAGTGGGCTGCTATTCGAAGCGGTGCAAAACGGTCCCTACAATGGCGTGGCAGTTTCATCGCTTGTCGATTTTTTACGAAGCAACGGCGTCACGGGAGTGGGTCAAAGCAGTTGGGGGCCATCGGTGTTTGCATGGTTCGCAACACGCGAGGATGCTCAGCAATTCGTGTCGAATCAGATCGACCCAGCGAAGGTTCATGTGCTGCTAACTCACGCCAAAAACGAGCCGCGGCAAATCGAAGTGCAGTAACTATCCACGCTCTGGCGAGCGTACCTACCTTCGCCAGAAGGTGGTGATGCG
This window encodes:
- a CDS encoding beta-ribofuranosylaminobenzene 5'-phosphate synthase codes for the protein MTSQQVRVTTGSRLHFGLLDTAKPFGGVGVMVDDPITEVVARRADAFQGPLVAADRVRGVAERYRQQFQLDALPACQIEIVRRPPAHTGLGTGTQLAMAVAEAISQLLHPERTDPRTAFRIADRGRRSAVGIHGYRHGGLIYEDADNAAELNPIKQRIEVPSQWCVAILRPIQETTTISGDVELDQFAKLPATTSQQREHFRYLITTQLLPAIEKGDFDAFSEAVHRYNRDSGLLFEAVQNGPYNGVAVSSLVDFLRSNGVTGVGQSSWGPSVFAWFATREDAQQFVSNQIDPAKVHVLLTHAKNEPRQIEVQ